CCGCTGGGGCCCCGAACTCGCCGTCCTCATGGGCGACCGCGTCTTCATCAACGCCATGCACCTCGCCGTGAAGGACGGCTGGAACGACGTCATCCCCGTGATCTCCGACACGACCCTGAGCCTCATCGAGGGTGAGCTGATCCAGAGCCACCGGAAGTGGGACCTGACCCTCCAGCCCGAAGACAACCTGGAGATCGTCAAGAGGAAGACCGCCCACCTTTTCTCGACGTGCTGTTCGACCCCCGCGTACCTCTCCGGGGCCCCCCAGGACGTGAGGGAGTCCCTCGCCGCCTTCGGCCTGAACCTCGGCATCGCCTTCCAGATGGTGGACGACTGCCTGGACTTCATCTCCGACGAGGCGACCCTCGGAAAACCCGCGGGCCACGATCTGAAGGAAGGCAAGATCACTCTCCCCCTCCTCCTCCTCCTGGAGCGGGGCACGCCCGACGACAAGGCCTTTCTGGAGGCCGTCGTGGCGGCCCGCCGCTTCGACCCCGAGACCCTCCGGGAGGTGGCCGCCCGCGTCGTGGAGTCGGGCATGCTCGAAGAGGCCCAACGGATCGCCTCCTCGTACGCCGACGAGGCCCGCGCCCACCTCCGAGGATTCCCGGAGAGCCCCTACCGGGAGGTCCTCGCCCTGATGCCCGAATACATCATCCGCCGGCATTTCTGATGGCCCCCTTTTCCTGGATCTTTTTCGACCTCTTCGACACCCTGTGCACCGTGGACGAGACCGTCTACTACGCCGGGAAGCGCGCCGCCGCCGAGGCCGCGGGCGTGGACCCCGAGGCTTTCCTGGGGGCCTGGGCATCCACTTCCGCCGAGGCCAGCATCGGACGAATCAAGACGCCCTTCGACCGGGCCGCCAAGGCCCTCGCCAAGCTGGGTGTGTTCGACCGCACCGCGGTGGGAGAGGTGGCGAGGCGGGACGTGGAGACCATCCTGGCCAGCGTGGTCTACTACGAAGGGGCACCCGAATGCCTCGCTGCGCTCCGATCCCGGGGCTTCCGCCTGGGCCTCATCAGTAACGCCACGGCCACCACGGCTTTCGTCGTGGGCCCCCTGAAGCTCCGGGAGCGTCTGGACCTGTTGGTTTTTTCCTACGAGGCGGGGGTGGTGAAGCCCGATCCCGCCATCTTCCGGAAGGCCCTGGAGCGCTCCGGGGCCGATGCCTCCCGGTCGCTCTTCGTGGGGGACGGAGCCAACCACGAACTCGACGCCGCGCGGGCACTGGGCTGGTCCACCCTGTGCATGGACCACCCCCGGAAGGCCCTCTCTTTCCGGGACCCCGACGGCCTCTCCGGGCCCGATCACCCGCGGGTGACCTCCTTCCCGGACCTCCTGGCCTGGATCGGGGACGCCCCGGCGGGCTGAAATTCGGACCGGCGAATCCGCGAGGTCTCAGGCCCTTCGGAGGGTGAGGATCACCGCAAGACCCTGTCCGGGGCGGTTGTCCAGGTCCAGTGATCCTCCCAGGCGCCGCGCCAGATCCCGGCACAGGACGAGGCCGAGACCGGTCCCGCCGGGCTTCGTGGAAAGGTAGGGGGTGAAGGGAGAAGCCGCCACCTCCTCCGGGAGCCCCCCGGCGTCGTCCTCCACCCGGATCCGGGTCCAGCCGCCCTCCTCCTCGACCTTTACGCGGATCGTTCCGGAGGCCCCCGAGAAGGCCTCCACGGCGTTTCGGAGCAGGTTGAAGAGGATCTGGTAGAGGGAGGCCTCGTCGGCCTTCACGAGGCGCTCCGGCGTGCGTGGAACGTGAAACCGGACCCCTCGCGAGGAAGCCAGGGGTTCCAGGGTCGTGACCGCTTCCTGAAGCAGGGCATCGAGGCCGACCTCTCCGACCTCGGCGAGGAGATCGGATCCGAGGGTCTGGAAGCGGTTCACGAGCTCCATGAGGCGGTCCACCTGGCCCTTCAGGACCGTGGCCGCCTTGGCGGCGGTGGCGGCAAAATGCGGGTCCGAGGGATCCAGGGCGTCCAGCTCCTGGAGCCACAGCCGCATGGGGGTCAGGGGATTGCGGATCTCGTGGGCCAGGTACCGCGCCATCTGCTTGTGCGCGGCCAGCCGCTCGCGGTCCAGGGCGGCCGTAA
The sequence above is a segment of the Acidobacteriota bacterium genome. Coding sequences within it:
- a CDS encoding HAD family hydrolase, with product MAPFSWIFFDLFDTLCTVDETVYYAGKRAAAEAAGVDPEAFLGAWASTSAEASIGRIKTPFDRAAKALAKLGVFDRTAVGEVARRDVETILASVVYYEGAPECLAALRSRGFRLGLISNATATTAFVVGPLKLRERLDLLVFSYEAGVVKPDPAIFRKALERSGADASRSLFVGDGANHELDAARALGWSTLCMDHPRKALSFRDPDGLSGPDHPRVTSFPDLLAWIGDAPAG
- a CDS encoding polyprenyl synthetase family protein, with the translated sequence MGPPKLRVLAKNPELARIGQRVQSLVGEDLQRVEATIATHLRSPYAPVAEMGAYLAASRGKRLRPILVLLCSRLIGYEGQKHILYAAVLEFIHTATLIHDDIVDQALLRRGRASLTSRWGPELAVLMGDRVFINAMHLAVKDGWNDVIPVISDTTLSLIEGELIQSHRKWDLTLQPEDNLEIVKRKTAHLFSTCCSTPAYLSGAPQDVRESLAAFGLNLGIAFQMVDDCLDFISDEATLGKPAGHDLKEGKITLPLLLLLERGTPDDKAFLEAVVAARRFDPETLREVAARVVESGMLEEAQRIASSYADEARAHLRGFPESPYREVLALMPEYIIRRHF
- a CDS encoding hybrid sensor histidine kinase/response regulator — encoded protein: MTSPDGDRLVLYVVDDERATLEELSRILARQEDFLVVPSASPEEALKEVASRPPDLALLDLRLPGMSGLQLLERLLASQPDLMAIVMTGYGEAETARRARETGALDFVEKPLDLSYLLVVLRQLAREYRLRRTLRTSAELFRRVLELMPDGLVMTDPAGKILFANTLGRALTEEGEAEEGARVSREGRTYELQRHAAGQRVLLHWLDLTAALDRERLAAHKQMARYLAHEIRNPLTPMRLWLQELDALDPSDPHFAATAAKAATVLKGQVDRLMELVNRFQTLGSDLLAEVGEVGLDALLQEAVTTLEPLASSRGVRFHVPRTPERLVKADEASLYQILFNLLRNAVEAFSGASGTIRVKVEEEGGWTRIRVEDDAGGLPEEVAASPFTPYLSTKPGGTGLGLVLCRDLARRLGGSLDLDNRPGQGLAVILTLRRA